A region from the Coffea eugenioides isolate CCC68of chromosome 9, Ceug_1.0, whole genome shotgun sequence genome encodes:
- the LOC113782808 gene encoding thioredoxin F-type, chloroplastic-like, which translates to MALQVQVCRTAPTMAAHYSSNSLLGSTKQSMVSVAGGRAALASGSSRRVRLKAKASLDTTATAAVGQVTEVNKDTFWPIVKAAGEKAVVVDMYTQWCGPCKIIAPKFQELSEKYHDVVFLKLDCNQDNKPLAKELGIKVVPTFKILKDNKIVKEVTGAKFDELVAAVDTVRSS; encoded by the exons ATGGCTTTGCAAGTTCAGGTATGTAGGACAGCTCCAACAATGGCGGCTCATTATAGCAGTAATTCACTGCTGGGGTCCACCAAGCAGTCCATGGTCTCCGTCGCAGGTGGTCGGGCCGCCTTGGCTAGTGGGAGCTCCAGGAGAGTGCGCTTGAAGGCGAAGGCTAGCTTGGATACGACGGCGACGGCCGCCGTGGGTCAGGTGACCGAAGTGAACAAGGATACCTTCTGGCCCATTGTGAAAGCTGCTGGGGAAAAGGCTGTCGTCGTCGATATGTACACTCAATG GTGTGGTCCCTGCAAGATAATAGCTCCAAAGTTTCAGGAATTGTCTGAGAAGTATCATGACGTTGTCTTTCTAAAGCTGGATTGCAACCAGGACAACAAG CCATTGGCAAAGGAGCTAGGCATAAAAGTGGTTCCTACCTTTAAGATTCTCAAGGATAACAAGATTGTCAAAGAAGTCACTGGGGCTAAATTTGATGAATTGGTGGCAGCAGTTGATACTGTCAGATCAAGTTAA